In Carya illinoinensis cultivar Pawnee chromosome 7, C.illinoinensisPawnee_v1, whole genome shotgun sequence, the following are encoded in one genomic region:
- the LOC122315473 gene encoding LIM domain-containing protein WLIM1: MAFAGTTQKCMACDKTVYLVDKLTADNRIYHKACFRCHHCKGTLKLGNYNSFEGVLYCRPHFDQLFKRTGSLEKSFEGTPKIVKPERPGDGEKPTANKVSSMFGGTRDKCVGCKNTVYPTEKVTVNGTPYHKSCFKCSHGGCVISPSNYIAHEGRLYCKYHHTQLIKEKGNLSQLEGDHEKDAANDKLNAREVAAET, from the exons ATGGCATTTGCAGGAACAACTCAGAAGTGCATGGCTTGTGACAAGACTGTCTATCTGGTTGATAAGTTAACTGCTGATAACCGAATTTACCACAAAGCCTGCTTCCGATGCCATCACTGCAAAGGAACTCTCAAG CTCGGCAATTACAATTCCTTTGAAGGAGTACTATACTGCAGGCCACACTTTGATCAGCTCTTCAAAAGAACTGGCAGTCTTGAAAAAAGCTTTGAAg GGACACCAAAAATTGTAAAACCAGAGAGACCTGGCGATGGTGAG AAACCTACCGCAAATAAGGTTTCGAGTATGTTTGGCGGAACCAGAGATAAATGCGTTGGCTGTAAAAATACTGTCTATCCAACTGAGAAG GTTACGGTAAATGGCACTCCTTATCACAAGAGCTGTTTCAAATGCTCCCATGGAGGATGTGTAATCAGCCCATCTAACTACATTGCGCATGAGGGCCGGCTCTACTGCAAATATCACCATACCCAACTCATCAAGGAAAAAGGCAATCTAAGCCAGCTTGAGGGTGATCATGAGAAGGATGCAGCGAATGACAAACTCAATGCCAGAGAAGTTGCTGCTGAGACATGA